Proteins from one Salmonella bongori NCTC 12419 genomic window:
- a CDS encoding glucan biosynthesis protein D codes for MNRRRFIKGSMAMAAVCGSSGIASLFSQAAFAADSDIADGKTVRFDFSILQSMAQDLAKTPWGGAPKPLPDTLANLTPQAYNSIQYDAAHSLWNNVANRQLDIQFFHVGMGFRRRVRMFSVDPKTHLAREIHFRPALFKYNDAGVDTAQLEGQTDLGFAGFRVFKAPELARRDIVSFLGASYFRAVDDTYQYGLSARGLAVDTYTDGQEEFPDFTAFWFDAAKPGDTTFTVYALLDSASVTGAYKFVIHCEKSQVIMDVENHLYARKDIKQLGIAPMTSMFSCGNNERRVCDTIHPQIHDSDRLAMWRGNGEWICRPLNNPQKLQFNAYMDDNPKGFGLLQLDRDFSHYQDVMGWYNKRPSLWVEPRSKWGKGAVSLMEIPTTGETLDNVVCFWQPEKAIKAGDTLAFTYRLYWSAQPPVQSPLARVMATRTGMGGFPEGWAPGEHYPDKWARRFAIDFVGGDLKAAAPKGIEPVITLSSGEAKQIEILYVEPFDGYRIQFDWYPTSDSTAPVDMRMFLRCQGEAISETWLYQYFPPAPDKRRYVDDRIMR; via the coding sequence ATGAATCGTAGACGATTTATTAAAGGTTCAATGGCAATGGCCGCCGTGTGCGGTTCCAGCGGTATTGCGTCACTCTTTTCCCAGGCGGCGTTTGCCGCGGACTCCGACATTGCGGATGGTAAGACTGTACGCTTTGATTTTTCTATTCTGCAATCAATGGCCCAGGATTTAGCGAAAACCCCCTGGGGCGGCGCGCCGAAACCTCTGCCGGATACGCTCGCCAATCTGACGCCTCAGGCTTATAACAGTATCCAGTATGACGCGGCGCATTCACTGTGGAACAACGTTGCTAATCGGCAGCTCGATATCCAGTTTTTCCATGTGGGGATGGGATTTCGCCGTCGTGTACGCATGTTTTCCGTTGATCCGAAGACCCATCTTGCTCGCGAGATCCATTTTCGTCCGGCGTTGTTCAAATACAACGATGCAGGCGTTGACACGGCGCAGCTGGAGGGGCAGACCGATCTCGGTTTCGCCGGTTTCCGTGTTTTTAAAGCGCCGGAACTGGCGCGGCGCGATATCGTTTCCTTCCTTGGCGCCAGTTATTTCCGGGCGGTAGATGATACTTATCAGTATGGCCTGTCGGCTCGTGGACTGGCGGTAGATACTTATACTGACGGCCAGGAAGAGTTTCCCGACTTCACCGCATTCTGGTTTGACGCCGCAAAGCCGGGCGACACCACATTTACCGTTTATGCTCTGTTGGATAGCGCCAGCGTGACAGGCGCGTATAAGTTCGTGATCCATTGCGAAAAATCACAGGTGATCATGGATGTAGAAAACCATCTCTACGCCCGTAAAGACATTAAGCAACTTGGCATTGCGCCGATGACCAGTATGTTTAGCTGTGGAAATAATGAACGCCGGGTATGCGACACCATTCATCCGCAAATTCACGATTCCGATCGGCTGGCGATGTGGCGGGGTAACGGCGAGTGGATTTGCCGCCCGCTGAATAATCCGCAGAAATTGCAGTTCAATGCATATATGGACGACAACCCGAAAGGGTTCGGCCTGCTGCAACTCGATCGCGATTTCTCGCATTATCAGGATGTCATGGGCTGGTACAACAAACGTCCGAGCCTGTGGGTGGAGCCGCGCAGTAAGTGGGGGAAAGGAGCGGTTAGCCTGATGGAGATCCCAACCACTGGCGAAACTCTGGATAATGTGGTGTGCTTCTGGCAACCGGAAAAAGCGATTAAAGCCGGGGATACGCTGGCGTTCACCTACCGTTTGTACTGGAGCGCGCAGCCGCCCGTGCAATCGCCGCTTGCACGGGTCATGGCGACCCGCACAGGGATGGGCGGTTTCCCGGAAGGCTGGGCGCCGGGTGAACATTACCCGGATAAGTGGGCGCGCCGTTTTGCTATTGATTTTGTCGGCGGCGATCTGAAAGCGGCCGCGCCAAAAGGCATTGAGCCGGTGATTACACTTTCCAGCGGCGAGGCAAAGCAGATTGAGATCCTCTACGTTGAGCCGTTCGACGGTTATCGTATCCAGTTTGACTGGTATCCGACCTCAGATTCTACGGCACCGGTGGATATGCGTATGTTCCTGCGTTGCCAGGGCGAGGCTATTAGCGAAACCTGGCTGTATCAGTATTTCCCACCCGCGCCGGATAAGCGTCGTTATGTCGACGATCGTATCATGCGTTAG
- a CDS encoding carboxylesterase/lipase family protein, which produces MLNPSIPLVETRHGKVVGLAKDDIHIWRGIPYAAPPTGELRWRAPQPVTPWQDVRPADCFSCASWQDITWCRELGGGDPGNFSEDCLYLNVWAPAVRHEPLPVMVWLHGGGYTIGAGSLPPYDGYALAKRGAIVVTVNYRLGHLGFFAHPALEGEEAERLYNFALLDQIAALRWVQDNIAAFGGDTQNVTLFGESAGARSVLSLMTSPLAKGLFHKAIIQSGYTLPDTPRDVALKNGVALAEHVGLANATAAQLRALPAESFWPLGAPFSIAPTPISGDAVLPQPMLETFFAAKQHPMPVMIGSNSDEASVMAVFGVDIAGKIQKLRRERRLGLGLIRLLYPGVKGDEALGRQVCRDMAFTTLGYVVMQAQQRIGEPCWRYWFDYVAEAAHDTYANGAWHGNEVPYVFDTLTLAEPACHYVNDNDLAFASQVADYWVSFARHASRKCDMLHGPVRWPACVRGRDRLLRIGLNKFAGFKVENRFMRARLALFKRVMKHHVSLD; this is translated from the coding sequence ATGTTGAATCCCTCCATCCCATTAGTGGAAACGCGCCACGGTAAAGTCGTGGGTCTCGCAAAGGATGACATCCATATCTGGCGTGGTATACCTTATGCCGCGCCGCCAACAGGGGAACTACGCTGGCGTGCGCCACAGCCCGTTACGCCCTGGCAGGATGTGCGCCCGGCAGATTGTTTCTCCTGCGCCAGTTGGCAGGACATTACCTGGTGTCGCGAACTGGGCGGCGGCGATCCGGGAAATTTTTCAGAAGATTGTCTCTACCTGAACGTCTGGGCTCCTGCTGTGCGCCATGAACCCTTGCCGGTAATGGTCTGGCTACACGGCGGCGGTTATACCATTGGGGCGGGCAGTCTGCCACCTTATGACGGCTATGCACTAGCGAAGCGTGGCGCGATCGTGGTGACGGTGAATTATCGGCTTGGGCATCTGGGCTTTTTCGCCCACCCGGCGCTGGAAGGCGAAGAGGCGGAACGTCTCTATAATTTCGCTTTACTCGATCAAATCGCTGCGCTGCGCTGGGTACAGGATAATATTGCCGCGTTTGGCGGCGATACGCAAAATGTGACTCTTTTTGGCGAATCCGCCGGCGCCCGTAGCGTGCTGTCGTTAATGACCTCCCCCCTGGCGAAAGGACTCTTCCATAAAGCAATTATTCAGAGCGGTTATACGCTGCCGGATACACCCCGCGACGTGGCGCTCAAAAACGGCGTGGCGTTAGCGGAACATGTTGGCCTGGCCAATGCCACTGCCGCGCAGTTACGCGCTTTACCGGCGGAGTCGTTTTGGCCGTTGGGCGCGCCTTTTAGCATTGCGCCAACACCGATTTCCGGCGACGCAGTGCTGCCGCAACCGATGCTGGAGACTTTCTTTGCCGCTAAACAGCATCCGATGCCGGTAATGATTGGCTCGAATAGCGATGAAGCCAGCGTGATGGCGGTTTTTGGCGTCGATATTGCCGGAAAAATTCAAAAACTGCGCCGCGAGCGGCGTTTGGGGCTGGGGTTAATCCGGCTGCTTTATCCTGGCGTAAAGGGGGACGAAGCATTAGGGCGGCAGGTGTGTCGGGATATGGCGTTTACCACGTTGGGCTACGTCGTCATGCAGGCGCAGCAGCGGATCGGCGAACCGTGCTGGCGTTACTGGTTTGATTATGTCGCCGAAGCGGCGCATGACACCTATGCTAACGGCGCCTGGCATGGCAATGAAGTTCCGTATGTTTTTGATACGTTAACGCTGGCTGAACCTGCGTGTCATTATGTGAATGATAATGACCTTGCCTTTGCCTCTCAGGTTGCCGATTACTGGGTGAGTTTTGCTCGCCACGCCAGCCGGAAGTGTGACATGCTGCACGGTCCGGTTCGCTGGCCTGCTTGCGTTCGTGGGCGGGATCGCCTGTTACGAATTGGGTTGAATAAGTTTGCCGGTTTTAAAGTGGAAAATCGCTTTATGCGCGCGCGCCTGGCGCTGTTTAAACGTGTCATGAAACATCACGTTAGCCTTGATTAA
- the hglS gene encoding 2-oxoadipate dioxygenase/decarboxylase HglS, which translates to MANTITADEIRERFSQAMSAMYQQEVPQYGTLLELVADVNLAVLENNPKLHEQLANADELARLNVERHGAIRVGNADELSTLRRIFAIMGMYPVSYYDLSQAGVPVHSTAFRPVDDASLSRNPFRVFTSLLRLELIEDTALRQRAADILAQRDIFTPRCRQLLDEYDLQGAFNPAQAEVFVRETLETFRWHRQATVDEDTYRALHREHRLIADVVCFSGCHINHLTPRTLDIDRVQAMMPECGITPKTLIEGPPRREVPILLRQTSFKALEEQVLFVGEKQGTHTARFGEIEQRGVALTPKGRQLYDELLQKAGTGKDNFTHQLHLQEVFNAFPDSEFLLRQQGLAWFRYRLTPSGEAHRQAIHPGDDPQPLIERGWLIAQPITYEDFLPVSAAGIFQSNLGNETQARGHGNASRDAFEQALGCPVLDEFSLYQEAEERSKRRCGLL; encoded by the coding sequence ATGGCGAACACCATCACGGCAGATGAGATTCGGGAACGTTTTTCGCAGGCAATGTCGGCAATGTACCAGCAGGAAGTTCCGCAGTACGGTACGTTACTGGAACTTGTGGCTGACGTGAATCTGGCGGTGCTGGAAAATAATCCAAAACTGCATGAACAACTGGCAAATGCCGATGAACTGGCGCGGCTGAACGTGGAACGACATGGCGCTATTCGCGTTGGCAACGCAGACGAACTGTCTACATTACGTCGGATATTCGCTATCATGGGGATGTATCCTGTGAGCTATTATGACCTCTCACAGGCTGGCGTACCGGTGCATTCTACGGCGTTTCGTCCTGTTGATGACGCTTCGCTTTCTCGCAATCCCTTCCGCGTATTCACTTCGTTATTACGCCTGGAGTTAATTGAAGACACTGCATTGCGCCAGCGGGCGGCGGATATTTTAGCGCAGCGGGATATTTTTACGCCACGTTGCCGGCAATTATTGGATGAGTACGATCTACAGGGCGCTTTCAATCCTGCGCAGGCGGAAGTGTTTGTCCGTGAAACGCTGGAGACCTTTCGCTGGCATCGTCAGGCTACCGTTGATGAGGATACGTACCGCGCCTTGCATCGTGAACACCGCTTAATTGCGGACGTAGTCTGTTTTTCTGGCTGTCATATAAACCATTTGACGCCACGTACTCTGGATATTGACCGGGTACAGGCGATGATGCCGGAGTGCGGCATTACGCCGAAAACCCTTATCGAAGGTCCGCCACGCCGTGAAGTCCCCATTTTGCTGCGTCAAACCAGTTTTAAAGCTCTGGAAGAACAGGTGCTTTTCGTCGGTGAAAAGCAGGGTACACACACGGCACGCTTCGGCGAAATTGAGCAACGTGGCGTCGCACTGACGCCAAAAGGTCGTCAGCTCTATGATGAACTGTTACAAAAGGCGGGAACGGGTAAAGACAACTTCACACATCAACTCCATTTACAGGAGGTCTTTAATGCCTTTCCGGATAGTGAATTTTTGCTCCGTCAGCAGGGGCTTGCCTGGTTTCGCTATCGCCTGACACCGTCCGGTGAGGCTCATCGCCAGGCGATTCACCCTGGCGACGATCCGCAACCATTGATCGAACGCGGTTGGCTCATTGCGCAACCTATTACATATGAAGATTTTCTACCGGTTAGCGCTGCCGGCATTTTCCAGTCAAATCTGGGAAATGAAACGCAGGCCAGAGGCCATGGCAATGCCAGCCGCGATGCGTTTGAACAGGCGCTGGGGTGTCCGGTACTGGATGAGTTTTCACTCTATCAGGAGGCGGAGGAACGTAGTAAACGCCGTTGCGGTCTGCTTTAA
- a CDS encoding LysR substrate-binding domain-containing protein, whose amino-acid sequence MEKNGLFSQRIRLRHLHTFVAVAQQGTLGRAAETLNLSQPALSKTLNELEQLTGTRLFERGRLGAQLTVPGEQFLTHAVKVLDALNTAGQALNRKEDASTDVVRIGALPTAALGILPAVIGRFHQQQKSTSLQVATMNNTMLLAGLKSGDIDLGIGRMSDPELMSGLNYELLFLESLKLVVRPGHPLLQETITLSRIMEWPVVVSPKGTVPRQNAEALLQSQGCKLPAGCIETLSASLSRQLTVDYDYVWFVPSGAVKEDLRQATLVSLPVPTQSAGEPIGILTRVDTLLSTGAQTLIAAIRKSMPL is encoded by the coding sequence ATGGAAAAAAATGGTCTGTTTAGTCAGCGCATTCGGTTGCGCCACCTTCATACATTTGTCGCCGTTGCACAACAGGGAACTCTGGGGCGCGCGGCTGAAACCCTTAACCTGAGCCAGCCAGCACTCTCTAAGACGCTGAACGAACTGGAACAACTCACCGGAACCCGCCTCTTTGAACGCGGACGCCTTGGCGCGCAATTAACGGTTCCCGGCGAACAATTTTTGACCCATGCGGTAAAGGTATTAGATGCATTAAATACTGCCGGACAAGCGCTGAATCGCAAAGAAGACGCCAGTACCGATGTGGTACGTATTGGCGCGCTCCCTACCGCGGCGCTAGGTATCCTCCCGGCAGTCATTGGCCGGTTCCATCAACAACAAAAATCGACCTCTTTGCAGGTTGCCACCATGAACAATACGATGCTGCTTGCAGGTCTGAAATCAGGTGACATCGATCTGGGTATTGGTCGCATGTCAGATCCAGAACTAATGAGCGGTTTAAATTATGAACTGCTATTTTTAGAATCGCTGAAACTGGTCGTACGCCCAGGCCATCCACTGTTACAGGAGACGATTACCCTCAGCCGAATCATGGAATGGCCGGTTGTCGTCTCGCCAAAAGGCACCGTGCCGCGCCAGAATGCAGAAGCGCTATTACAGAGCCAGGGATGCAAGTTGCCTGCCGGATGCATCGAAACACTATCTGCATCGTTATCACGTCAACTGACTGTGGATTACGATTACGTCTGGTTCGTCCCTTCTGGCGCGGTTAAGGAGGATCTTCGCCAGGCAACGCTGGTCTCATTGCCCGTGCCGACCCAGAGCGCAGGCGAACCGATAGGTATTCTTACGCGGGTGGATACCCTGCTCTCAACCGGAGCGCAAACGTTAATTGCGGCCATTCGTAAATCTATGCCGTTGTGA
- a CDS encoding methyl-accepting chemotaxis protein: MGNTLSIQASHKRGFLHHIRLVPLFSSILGGILLLFALSAGLAGYFLLQADRDQRDVTDEIQVRMGLSNSANHLRTARINMIHAGAASRIAEMDEMKANIAAAEMQIKQSQDGFNAYMSRAVKTPEDEALDNELNARYTAYINGLQPMLKFAKNGMFEAIINHENEHAKQLDTAYNHVLLKAIELRTGRAKLLGEQAYQRTRLGMMFMIGAFTLALVLTLMTFMVLRRTVIRPLQQAALRIERIAAGDLTMDDEPAGRSEIGRLSRHLQQMQHSLQQTVGAVRQSAEEIYRGTSEITAGNTDLSSRTEEQAAAIEQTAASMEQLTATVKQNADNAHHASKLAEDASGKASRGGQIVSGVVQTMGNISISSKKISEITAVINSIAFQTNILALNAAVEAARAGEQGRGFAVVASEVRTLASRSAQAAKEIEGLIGESVNLIEQGADEVVAAGSTMNEIVEAVKRVNDIMLEIAAASDEQSRGIVQVSQAISEMDKVTQQNASLVEEASAAAASLEEQAARLTQAVGAFRLQGTDPSFL; encoded by the coding sequence ATGGGCAACACATTATCGATACAAGCCTCGCATAAGCGGGGCTTCCTGCATCACATTCGGCTGGTTCCGCTGTTTTCCTCCATTCTCGGTGGCATCCTTCTTCTTTTCGCATTAAGCGCCGGGCTGGCAGGCTATTTTCTGCTACAAGCCGATCGTGATCAGCGTGATGTAACGGACGAAATCCAGGTCCGGATGGGATTATCCAACAGCGCTAACCACTTGCGCACCGCACGTATCAATATGATCCACGCCGGCGCGGCGAGCCGTATTGCCGAAATGGATGAAATGAAGGCCAATATTGCCGCCGCAGAAATGCAGATCAAGCAATCTCAGGATGGCTTTAACGCTTATATGTCCAGAGCAGTTAAAACACCTGAAGATGAGGCGCTGGATAACGAACTTAACGCCCGCTACACCGCCTATATCAATGGGTTACAACCGATGCTGAAATTTGCCAAAAATGGCATGTTCGAAGCGATTATTAACCATGAAAACGAGCACGCAAAACAACTGGATACGGCATATAATCATGTCCTGCTGAAAGCCATTGAACTGCGCACCGGGCGGGCGAAGCTTTTGGGCGAGCAGGCGTACCAACGTACCCGGCTTGGTATGATGTTTATGATTGGCGCATTTACGTTAGCGCTGGTGCTGACATTAATGACCTTTATGGTGCTGCGCCGTACGGTGATCAGACCGCTACAACAGGCTGCATTACGTATCGAACGTATTGCAGCGGGCGATCTCACCATGGATGACGAGCCCGCAGGACGCAGCGAAATCGGCCGCCTGAGCCGTCATCTACAGCAGATGCAGCATTCGTTGCAGCAAACGGTAGGGGCAGTGCGTCAGAGCGCGGAGGAAATTTATCGCGGCACCAGCGAAATTACTGCCGGTAACACGGATTTGTCTTCTCGAACGGAAGAGCAGGCCGCTGCCATTGAACAGACCGCCGCCAGTATGGAGCAGTTAACGGCAACCGTTAAACAGAATGCGGATAATGCGCATCACGCCAGTAAACTGGCGGAAGATGCCTCCGGTAAAGCCAGTCGTGGAGGCCAGATCGTTTCCGGGGTGGTTCAAACAATGGGAAATATTTCCATCAGCTCGAAAAAAATCTCAGAAATTACCGCTGTCATTAATAGTATTGCTTTCCAGACCAATATCCTGGCGCTGAATGCGGCGGTTGAAGCTGCGCGCGCCGGGGAGCAAGGACGGGGATTTGCGGTGGTCGCCAGTGAGGTTCGAACCCTTGCCAGCCGCAGCGCGCAGGCAGCAAAAGAAATTGAGGGGTTGATCGGCGAATCGGTCAACCTGATAGAACAGGGCGCTGACGAGGTTGTCGCCGCGGGGAGCACCATGAATGAGATTGTGGAAGCCGTAAAGCGCGTCAACGATATCATGCTTGAGATCGCGGCGGCTTCCGATGAACAAAGCCGTGGCATTGTTCAGGTAAGTCAGGCGATTTCCGAAATGGACAAAGTTACGCAGCAAAATGCGTCGCTGGTAGAAGAGGCTTCAGCAGCGGCGGCCTCACTTGAAGAACAAGCCGCCCGCCTGACGCAAGCCGTCGGCGCATTTCGTTTACAGGGGACAGATCCCTCTTTCCTTTAA
- a CDS encoding S-(hydroxymethyl)glutathione dehydrogenase/class III alcohol dehydrogenase, protein MKSRAAVAFGPGQPLKIVEIDVAPPKKGEVLVKITHTGVCHTDAFTLSGDDPEGVFPAVLGHEGGGVVVEVGEGVTSLKPGDHVIPLYTAECGECKFCKSGKTNLCQAVRATQGKGLMPDGTTRFSYHGEPVYHYMGTSTFSEYTVCAEISLAKVNPQAPLDKVCLLGCGVTTGIGAVHNTAKVKAGDTVAVFGLGGIGLAVIQGAVQAKAGRILAIDTNPEKFTLAGEMGATDFINPNDYDKPIQDVIIELTDGGVDFSFECIGNVNVMRAALECCHKGWGESIIIGVAGAGQEIKTRPFQLVTGRVWRGSAFGGVKGRTQLPGMVEDAMNGKIRLDPFITHRLPLEQINDAFELMHQGKSIRTVIHFGDN, encoded by the coding sequence ATGAAATCACGTGCAGCAGTTGCTTTTGGTCCCGGTCAGCCATTAAAAATTGTCGAGATTGACGTTGCGCCGCCGAAAAAAGGTGAAGTCCTGGTCAAAATCACCCATACGGGCGTTTGCCATACCGATGCCTTTACGCTTTCCGGCGACGACCCGGAAGGCGTATTCCCGGCAGTACTGGGACACGAAGGTGGCGGTGTGGTGGTTGAGGTCGGCGAGGGGGTGACCAGCCTGAAACCTGGCGACCATGTTATTCCACTGTATACGGCGGAATGCGGCGAGTGTAAGTTCTGTAAATCCGGTAAAACTAACCTTTGCCAGGCCGTACGCGCAACGCAGGGAAAAGGGCTTATGCCAGATGGCACCACCCGTTTTTCCTATCATGGTGAGCCTGTTTATCACTACATGGGAACCAGTACTTTTAGTGAATATACTGTTTGTGCGGAAATTTCTCTGGCGAAAGTTAATCCGCAGGCACCGCTGGATAAAGTGTGTTTGCTGGGGTGTGGCGTAACGACCGGTATTGGCGCTGTCCATAACACCGCCAAAGTGAAAGCGGGTGATACCGTTGCCGTCTTTGGTTTAGGCGGTATCGGGTTGGCAGTCATTCAGGGGGCGGTTCAGGCTAAAGCAGGGCGTATTTTAGCTATTGATACCAATCCGGAAAAATTTACGCTGGCGGGTGAAATGGGAGCTACAGACTTTATTAATCCGAATGATTATGACAAACCGATTCAGGACGTCATTATTGAGCTGACAGATGGCGGCGTGGATTTCAGCTTTGAATGTATCGGTAACGTTAATGTGATGCGTGCGGCGCTGGAGTGCTGCCATAAAGGCTGGGGAGAAAGCATTATTATTGGCGTCGCGGGCGCAGGGCAAGAAATTAAAACCCGCCCCTTCCAGTTAGTGACAGGCCGCGTCTGGCGCGGTTCCGCATTTGGCGGTGTGAAAGGGCGCACGCAGTTGCCAGGCATGGTAGAAGATGCGATGAACGGCAAAATTCGCTTAGATCCTTTTATTACTCACCGCCTGCCGCTGGAGCAGATTAACGATGCCTTTGAACTCATGCATCAGGGCAAATCCATCCGTACCGTTATCCATTTTGGTGATAACTGA
- a CDS encoding metal/formaldehyde-sensitive transcriptional repressor, with protein MPHSPEDKKRILTRVRRIRGQVEALERALESGEPCLAILQQIAAVRGASNGLMGEMVEIHLKDELVSGDTTPDQRALRMAEIGHLLRAYLK; from the coding sequence ATGCCGCATTCACCTGAAGATAAAAAACGTATTCTTACTCGTGTTCGTCGTATACGCGGGCAGGTCGAGGCGCTGGAGCGAGCGCTTGAGTCCGGCGAACCTTGTCTGGCAATTTTGCAACAGATAGCCGCCGTACGCGGTGCATCCAATGGTTTAATGGGTGAAATGGTTGAAATCCACCTGAAAGATGAGCTGGTCAGCGGGGATACCACGCCAGATCAGCGCGCGCTCCGGATGGCGGAAATCGGTCATCTCCTTCGTGCTTATCTAAAATAA
- a CDS encoding DUF3828 domain-containing protein has protein sequence MSQLSNPPTDARRVMPVYMTVTAPGIQISNNELCTQVTPIVLNNHPINSTGITDMKPLIIFGVLICPTAFAGVPSDGPEVAALKFNHWYMSQLAQDKNPLADYEGLRPYVTSNTITALKKSNSADPNIGDAPDADMFIKAQEWDDDWQQIEIVSSDYDPVCMQIYVSFGVKQKHTVIDCMVQEDGVWKVQSVAGQAILRNVSLK, from the coding sequence ATGTCGCAGTTATCCAACCCACCCACGGACGCACGGAGGGTCATGCCTGTATATATGACGGTCACGGCACCTGGTATTCAGATTTCAAACAACGAACTATGTACCCAGGTGACACCTATCGTGCTCAACAACCACCCTATCAACTCTACAGGCATAACTGACATGAAACCCCTGATTATTTTCGGCGTGTTAATCTGCCCCACCGCTTTTGCAGGCGTGCCCTCTGACGGGCCTGAGGTGGCCGCCCTCAAATTCAATCACTGGTATATGTCCCAGCTCGCACAGGACAAAAACCCCCTGGCAGACTATGAGGGGCTCCGTCCCTACGTCACATCAAACACAATCACCGCCCTAAAAAAATCAAACTCAGCAGACCCTAACATCGGGGACGCTCCTGACGCCGATATGTTTATAAAGGCGCAGGAGTGGGATGATGACTGGCAGCAGATTGAGATCGTGTCATCAGACTATGATCCAGTCTGTATGCAAATCTACGTTTCGTTCGGTGTAAAGCAGAAGCACACCGTTATTGACTGCATGGTGCAAGAGGACGGGGTCTGGAAGGTCCAGTCTGTTGCTGGTCAGGCGATTCTACGAAACGTGAGCCTGAAATAA
- a CDS encoding SOS response-associated peptidase produces the protein MCGRFAQTQAREEYLAYLAHEPGRKIAYDPEPIGRYNVAPGTKVLLLSERDGQLHLDPVFWGYAPGWWNKPPLINARVETAATSRMFKPLWQHGRAICFADGWFEWKKDGGKKQPYFIHREDGQPIFMAAIGSTPFERGDEEEGFLIVTAAADHGLVDIHDRRPLVLSPEAAREWVCQDISGKEAEVIAAEGAVSADKFIWHAVTRAVGNVKNQDPELIEPVT, from the coding sequence ATGTGTGGACGCTTTGCACAAACTCAGGCACGTGAAGAATATCTGGCTTACCTGGCCCATGAGCCTGGGCGTAAGATCGCGTATGACCCCGAACCGATCGGACGATACAACGTTGCCCCGGGCACCAAAGTCCTGCTGCTGAGCGAACGTGACGGGCAACTGCATCTCGATCCGGTCTTCTGGGGATACGCCCCCGGATGGTGGAATAAGCCACCGCTTATCAATGCGCGCGTCGAAACTGCGGCCACCAGCAGAATGTTTAAACCTTTATGGCAGCATGGGAGGGCAATCTGTTTTGCTGATGGTTGGTTCGAATGGAAAAAGGACGGCGGCAAAAAGCAGCCTTACTTCATCCATCGCGAGGATGGTCAACCCATCTTTATGGCGGCAATCGGCAGTACACCGTTCGAACGCGGGGATGAAGAGGAAGGTTTTTTGATTGTGACGGCAGCAGCAGACCACGGTCTGGTCGATATTCACGACCGCCGCCCGCTGGTTCTGTCACCAGAGGCCGCACGGGAATGGGTGTGCCAGGATATTAGCGGAAAAGAGGCAGAGGTGATAGCAGCAGAGGGGGCCGTGTCCGCCGACAAGTTTATCTGGCATGCCGTAACGCGCGCTGTAGGAAATGTGAAAAATCAGGACCCGGAGCTGATCGAGCCAGTTACTTAA